A window of Polaromonas hydrogenivorans contains these coding sequences:
- the rpsU gene encoding 30S ribosomal protein S21 gives MTTIRVKDNEPFDVALRRFKRTIEKLGLLTDLRAREFYEKPTAERKRKKAAAVKRNYKRIRAMQLPKKLY, from the coding sequence ATGACCACCATTCGCGTAAAAGACAACGAACCCTTTGACGTCGCTCTGCGCCGCTTCAAGCGAACCATCGAAAAACTCGGCCTGCTGACCGACTTGCGCGCGCGCGAGTTCTACGAAAAGCCAACCGCCGAGCGCAAGCGCAAGAAGGCAGCCGCCGTCAAGCGCAACTACAAGCGCATTCGCGCCATGCAGTTGCCCAAGAAGCTGTACTGA
- a CDS encoding GatB/YqeY domain-containing protein: MTLKEQITEDMKTAMRAKDSERLGTIRLLLSAIKQKEVDERVVVDDVMAVAIVDKLIKQRKDSIEAFEKAERKDLADKEAAELLVLQAYLPARLSADEVTTEVKAIVATLAAEMGRAVGPADMGKVMGAVKAQLAGKADMGQVSAAVKAALAS; encoded by the coding sequence ATGACCCTCAAAGAACAAATCACCGAAGACATGAAAACCGCCATGCGCGCCAAGGACAGCGAGCGCCTGGGCACCATCCGCCTGCTGCTGTCGGCCATCAAGCAAAAGGAAGTCGATGAGCGCGTGGTGGTGGACGATGTGATGGCCGTGGCCATCGTGGACAAGCTGATCAAGCAGCGCAAGGATTCGATTGAAGCGTTTGAAAAGGCCGAGCGCAAGGATCTGGCCGACAAGGAAGCGGCCGAGCTGCTGGTGCTGCAAGCCTACCTGCCGGCCCGCCTGAGCGCTGATGAAGTCACCACCGAAGTCAAGGCCATCGTCGCCACGCTGGCCGCCGAGATGGGCCGCGCCGTGGGTCCGGCCGACATGGGCAAGGTCATGGGCGCGGTGAAGGCCCAGCTGGCCGGCAAAGCCGACATGGGCCAGGTGTCGGCGGCGGTGAAGGCTGCGCTGGCTTCTTAA
- a CDS encoding DUF4399 domain-containing protein, translated as MALKHTLAAGLAALCPLICLAQAGPAPAQALYTWQAAPSRSTAEAYFTNLQNGAKIETPFRLAFGLSSGWGLAPISVPQGGKSGHHHLLINRDLPLDFKKALPFDDQYMHFGKGQMETVLMLEPGTYTLRLLLADDKHLPHFVYSKPLKITVTRKNKDIDPLTLVSKGISLPNIAPDARLKPPFSVQFQASGLNVAHVSQQQKDTGHFRLTVTPKNGGKPVEMDFPNGQTETRLAPPAGAYVLKLDFMDNTNMGKTLTDSVSTPVRVE; from the coding sequence TTGGCGTTAAAACACACACTGGCTGCGGGCCTTGCCGCTCTTTGCCCACTTATTTGCCTGGCGCAAGCCGGTCCAGCGCCTGCCCAGGCGCTTTATACATGGCAAGCCGCTCCATCCCGGAGCACGGCCGAAGCCTATTTCACCAACCTGCAGAACGGCGCGAAGATTGAAACGCCTTTTCGCCTCGCGTTTGGGTTGAGCAGCGGCTGGGGACTGGCCCCGATCAGTGTTCCGCAGGGCGGAAAGAGCGGTCACCATCATCTGTTGATCAACCGCGACCTTCCCCTCGACTTCAAGAAGGCCTTGCCTTTTGATGACCAGTACATGCACTTCGGAAAGGGGCAGATGGAAACGGTGCTGATGCTGGAGCCCGGCACCTACACCTTGCGCCTGCTGCTGGCGGATGACAAGCACCTGCCGCATTTTGTTTACAGCAAGCCCCTGAAGATCACGGTCACGCGAAAAAACAAGGACATTGATCCGCTGACTCTGGTCAGCAAGGGAATCAGTCTTCCGAACATCGCCCCTGATGCCAGGCTCAAGCCGCCCTTCAGCGTGCAATTTCAGGCTTCAGGACTGAATGTGGCCCATGTGAGCCAACAGCAAAAAGACACAGGGCATTTCCGGCTGACGGTGACTCCCAAAAACGGCGGCAAGCCAGTAGAGATGGATTTTCCCAACGGCCAGACCGAAACCCGGCTGGCGCCGCCAGCGGGTGCCTATGTCCTGAAGCTTGATTTCATGGACAACACGAATATGGGAAAAACGCTGACTGACTCGGTGTCCACGCCCGTGCGCGTGGAGTAA
- the pmbA gene encoding metalloprotease PmbA: MTQKNSARSSRTASRVKTTQPEAGFSYARGFFEDLVDAALSHAKKLGATDAAAEASEGCGLSVSVRKGELESVERNRDKSLGVTVYVGKKRGNASTSDFSKAAIQQTVKAAYDIASFTAEDETSGLPDEQDIAREHPALDLFHPWAITSEEAAQLALQCEAAAMGTSRLITNSEGAGVSAQQSHFFSAHTSGFRGGYASSRHSISVAPIAGKGKQMQRDAWYSSMRDANELAHPEAVGRYAAERALARLKGRKIPTVECPVLFESPLAAGLLGGFVQAVSGGALYRKSTFLANSLGKLAFPKHIDINEDPHLLKGKGSAPFDEEGVKTSARQVVEAGRVAGYFLSTYSARKLGMRTTGNAGGSHNLTLTSRKTKAGDDLDAMLRKLGRGLFVTELMGQGVNYVTGDYSRGASGFWVENGEIAFPVEEITIAGNLRDMLLGIQAVGADTYNYGAKTVGSILVNRMKVAGS, encoded by the coding sequence ATGACCCAAAAAAATTCCGCTCGTTCTTCTCGCACCGCTTCCCGCGTTAAAACCACCCAGCCCGAGGCCGGTTTCAGCTATGCCCGGGGCTTTTTTGAAGACCTGGTCGATGCCGCACTTAGCCATGCCAAGAAGCTGGGCGCCACCGATGCGGCCGCCGAAGCCTCCGAAGGCTGCGGCCTGTCGGTCAGCGTGCGCAAGGGCGAACTGGAATCGGTCGAGCGCAACCGCGACAAGTCGCTCGGCGTCACGGTCTATGTCGGCAAAAAGCGCGGCAATGCATCGACCAGCGATTTTTCCAAGGCCGCCATCCAGCAGACCGTGAAGGCGGCCTATGACATCGCCAGCTTCACGGCCGAAGACGAAACCTCGGGCCTGCCGGACGAGCAGGACATTGCCCGCGAACACCCGGCGCTGGACCTGTTTCACCCGTGGGCCATCACTTCCGAAGAGGCGGCCCAGCTGGCCCTGCAATGCGAGGCCGCCGCCATGGGAACGTCCCGCCTGATCACCAACAGCGAAGGCGCTGGCGTCTCGGCCCAGCAGAGCCATTTTTTCAGCGCCCACACCTCAGGCTTCCGGGGCGGCTATGCCAGTTCGCGGCACAGCATTTCGGTGGCGCCGATTGCCGGCAAGGGCAAGCAGATGCAGCGCGACGCCTGGTACAGCTCGATGCGCGATGCGAATGAACTGGCCCACCCCGAGGCGGTCGGCCGCTATGCCGCCGAACGCGCGCTGGCCCGCCTGAAAGGCCGGAAAATCCCGACCGTCGAGTGTCCGGTGCTGTTCGAGTCGCCGCTGGCGGCCGGCCTGCTGGGCGGCTTCGTGCAGGCCGTCAGCGGCGGTGCGCTGTACCGCAAAAGCACCTTCCTGGCGAACAGCCTGGGCAAGCTGGCCTTCCCGAAACACATCGACATCAACGAAGACCCGCACCTGCTCAAGGGCAAGGGCAGCGCGCCGTTCGATGAAGAGGGCGTCAAGACCAGCGCCCGTCAGGTGGTGGAGGCCGGACGCGTCGCCGGCTATTTCCTGAGCACCTATTCAGCGCGCAAGCTCGGCATGCGGACCACCGGCAATGCCGGCGGCTCGCACAACCTGACGCTCACCAGCCGCAAGACGAAGGCCGGTGACGACCTGGACGCCATGCTGCGCAAGCTGGGCCGGGGGCTGTTCGTGACCGAGTTGATGGGGCAGGGCGTGAACTACGTGACCGGCGACTATTCGCGCGGCGCTTCGGGCTTCTGGGTCGAGAACGGCGAAATCGCCTTTCCGGTGGAGGAAATCACGATTGCCGGCAACCTCAGGGACATGCTGCTGGGCATTCAGGCCGTCGGCGCCGACACCTACAACTACGGCGCCAAAACCGTCGGCTCGATCCTGGTCAACCGGATGAAGGTGGCCGGGTCTTGA
- the yjgA gene encoding ribosome biogenesis factor YjgA: MNIKTPKAIKGYWSNGRFVKPEEIALEEVGPPSKTQLKAEAGEKQALGEALLTLRADLMARLDLPEKLLDALAQAKRITNFEGRRRQMQFIGKLMRPLDMTPIRAAIDEQANGSADLTLALHLAEQWRDKLIASDDALSQWLTDYPATDSQQLRALIRQARKDIAKPEIPGEAPRHGKAYREIFQLVKLAMAQEPGA; this comes from the coding sequence ATGAACATCAAGACACCCAAGGCCATCAAAGGCTACTGGTCCAACGGCCGGTTCGTGAAACCCGAAGAAATTGCCCTCGAAGAAGTCGGGCCGCCGAGCAAGACCCAGCTCAAGGCCGAAGCCGGCGAAAAGCAGGCGCTCGGCGAAGCGCTGCTGACCCTGCGCGCCGACCTGATGGCGCGCCTGGACCTGCCCGAAAAGCTGCTCGACGCGCTGGCGCAGGCCAAGCGCATCACCAATTTCGAAGGCCGGCGTCGCCAGATGCAATTCATCGGCAAGCTGATGCGTCCACTGGACATGACGCCGATCCGCGCGGCCATCGACGAGCAGGCCAACGGCTCGGCCGACCTGACGCTGGCCCTGCACCTGGCCGAGCAGTGGCGCGACAAGCTGATTGCCTCGGACGACGCGCTCAGCCAGTGGCTCACCGACTACCCCGCCACCGACTCGCAGCAGCTGCGTGCGCTGATCCGCCAGGCCCGCAAGGACATTGCCAAGCCTGAAATACCGGGCGAGGCGCCGCGCCACGGCAAGGCCTACCGCGAGATTTTCCAGCTGGTCAAGCTGGCCATGGCGCAGGAGCCCGGGGCATGA
- the mog gene encoding molybdopterin adenylyltransferase — protein sequence MSEGFDPVKIGIVSVSDRASSGVYVDKGLPALKDWLTRALRNPITFEERLIPDEQAGISATLIELVDAGCCLVLTTGGTGPALRDVTPEATLAVAHKHMPGFGEQMRQISLKFVPTAIMSRQVAVIRGQSLILNLPGQPKAIAETLEGLKNEAGESVVPGIFTAVPYCIDLIGGPYLETKGEVCKAFRPKNAIRAPKQA from the coding sequence ATGAGCGAGGGTTTTGATCCGGTCAAAATCGGCATCGTGTCGGTCAGCGACCGCGCGTCAAGCGGCGTGTACGTGGACAAGGGACTGCCGGCCTTGAAGGACTGGCTGACGCGCGCGCTGCGCAACCCGATCACGTTTGAAGAGCGCCTGATTCCCGACGAGCAGGCGGGCATCAGCGCCACGCTGATCGAATTGGTCGATGCGGGCTGCTGCCTGGTGCTGACCACCGGCGGCACCGGCCCGGCGCTGCGCGATGTGACGCCCGAGGCCACGCTGGCCGTGGCGCACAAGCACATGCCCGGCTTTGGCGAGCAGATGCGGCAGATCAGCCTGAAATTCGTGCCGACGGCCATCATGTCGCGCCAGGTCGCGGTGATTCGCGGCCAGAGCCTGATCCTGAACCTGCCCGGCCAGCCCAAGGCGATTGCCGAAACGCTGGAAGGCCTGAAAAACGAGGCGGGCGAATCGGTGGTGCCCGGTATTTTTACCGCCGTGCCTTACTGCATCGACCTGATCGGCGGGCCTTATCTGGAAACCAAGGGCGAGGTCTGCAAGGCCTTCCGGCCCAAGAACGCGATTCGCGCGCCGAAACAAGCATGA
- the cysE gene encoding serine O-acetyltransferase, with translation MFSRLRSDIQCILERDPAARTRWEVLTCYPGVHAVILHRWAHGCWTHGFKWLGRFISHLARWLTGIEIHPGAKIGERVFFDHAMGVVVGETAEIGDGCTIYQGVTLGGTALYKGTKRHPTLGKNVVVGAGAQVLGGFTVGDGAKIGSNAVVVKPVPAGATAVGNPARVIQAGADVKREQVASQMGFSAYGVTQNDDPLSQALRGLIDNASGQEHQIALLWQAIEKLSHPKSPGPQDCVPKDAALHENFEADKLNQLVGK, from the coding sequence ATGTTTTCCAGACTCCGCTCCGACATCCAGTGCATCCTTGAACGCGACCCGGCCGCCCGCACCCGCTGGGAGGTGCTGACCTGCTACCCCGGCGTGCATGCCGTCATCCTGCACCGCTGGGCGCACGGGTGCTGGACGCATGGCTTCAAGTGGCTGGGCCGGTTCATCTCGCACCTGGCGCGCTGGTTGACGGGTATCGAAATCCACCCCGGCGCCAAAATTGGCGAACGCGTGTTTTTCGACCATGCGATGGGCGTGGTCGTCGGCGAAACCGCTGAAATCGGCGACGGCTGCACGATTTACCAGGGCGTCACGCTGGGCGGCACCGCGCTCTACAAAGGAACCAAGCGCCACCCGACGCTGGGAAAGAACGTGGTGGTCGGTGCCGGCGCGCAGGTGCTGGGCGGCTTCACTGTCGGCGACGGCGCCAAGATCGGCTCGAACGCCGTGGTGGTCAAGCCGGTGCCCGCCGGCGCGACGGCCGTGGGCAACCCGGCCCGGGTGATCCAGGCCGGTGCCGATGTCAAGCGCGAGCAGGTCGCCAGCCAGATGGGGTTTTCAGCCTACGGCGTGACGCAGAACGACGACCCGCTGAGCCAGGCCCTGCGCGGGCTGATTGACAACGCCTCCGGCCAGGAGCACCAGATTGCGCTGCTCTGGCAGGCGATTGAAAAGCTCTCCCATCCGAAAAGCCCCGGTCCGCAGGATTGCGTTCCCAAGGATGCCGCGCTGCACGAAAATTTCGAGGCCGACAAGCTCAATCAGCTGGTGGGCAAGTAG
- a CDS encoding RNA methyltransferase has product MKTRFILINTSHAGNVGATARAMKTMGFDDLVLVAPRWANVLRREETIQRASGALDVLNNARIVETLDEALDGMAHLCATAMTPRDFGPPTRAPRAHFAELLGQSEALLKQELDTPVHPAQKPDSVAFLFGSERFGMQNEDVYRCHVALSIPTDPKFGSLNLGAAVQLIAYDWREALGGFGVQAAIEEPRLADAAAVSGMLKHWEEALVDIGFLDPASPKKLMPRLNQLFNRAQLSPEEIHILRGVAKAMMRHAPDKTLPAADKLPAPADTPTRA; this is encoded by the coding sequence ATGAAAACCCGCTTCATCCTGATCAACACCAGCCACGCCGGCAATGTGGGCGCCACCGCCCGCGCCATGAAAACCATGGGCTTTGACGACCTGGTGCTGGTGGCGCCGCGCTGGGCCAATGTGCTGCGGCGCGAGGAAACCATCCAGCGGGCCAGCGGCGCGCTTGACGTTTTGAACAATGCACGGATTGTCGAGACGCTCGATGAAGCGCTCGACGGCATGGCGCATCTGTGCGCCACGGCCATGACGCCGCGCGATTTTGGCCCGCCGACGCGCGCGCCGCGCGCGCATTTCGCCGAGTTGCTGGGGCAAAGCGAGGCGCTATTAAAACAGGAGCTGGATACGCCCGTCCATCCTGCGCAAAAGCCAGATTCTGTTGCTTTTTTGTTCGGTTCCGAGCGTTTTGGCATGCAGAACGAGGATGTCTATCGCTGCCATGTCGCCCTGAGCATCCCGACCGACCCGAAATTCGGCTCGCTCAACCTGGGCGCGGCGGTGCAGCTGATTGCCTACGACTGGCGCGAGGCGCTGGGCGGCTTTGGCGTGCAGGCGGCGATTGAAGAACCCCGGCTGGCCGACGCTGCCGCCGTGAGCGGCATGCTCAAGCACTGGGAAGAAGCGCTCGTCGATATCGGCTTTCTCGACCCGGCATCGCCCAAGAAGCTCATGCCGCGCCTGAACCAGCTGTTCAACCGCGCGCAGCTCAGCCCTGAAGAAATCCACATCCTGCGCGGCGTGGCCAAGGCCATGATGCGGCATGCGCCCGATAAAACGTTGCCGGCTGCGGACAAGCTGCCAGCGCCAGCGGATACCCCGACCAGAGCCTAA
- a CDS encoding inositol monophosphatase family protein, with the protein MSSNLHPMLNVAVKAARAAGALINRAALDVEAVRVSLKQTNDFVTEVDQAAEAAIIETLLTAYPGHGILAEESGSEHGAKDSEFVWIIDPLDGTTNFIHGFPFYCVSIALSVRGKIEQAVVYDPTRNDIYSASKGRGSYVNDRRIRVGKRTRLQECLISTGFPYRPGDKLKPYLNMLGEVMSQCAGVRRPGAAALDLAHVAAGFTDGFFETGLQPWDVAAGSLLITEAGGLIGNFTGEADFIEHGECVAGNPRIYGQLVGTLGKYSKFAGAGDKATVRQALQDSRTEASADESTDGSEKTSPAVSEKPTLKAKRIRPPVADTITPDAPL; encoded by the coding sequence ATGTCCAGCAATCTACATCCCATGCTCAATGTGGCCGTCAAGGCTGCGCGCGCCGCCGGCGCCCTCATCAACCGCGCCGCACTTGATGTCGAGGCGGTTCGCGTTTCGCTCAAGCAGACCAACGATTTCGTCACCGAAGTCGATCAGGCCGCCGAAGCCGCCATCATCGAAACCCTGCTGACGGCCTACCCCGGCCACGGCATCCTGGCCGAGGAATCGGGCAGCGAGCATGGTGCGAAAGACTCCGAATTCGTCTGGATCATCGACCCGCTGGACGGCACCACCAACTTCATCCACGGCTTTCCGTTTTACTGCGTCAGCATCGCGCTGTCGGTGCGCGGCAAGATCGAGCAGGCCGTGGTCTACGACCCGACCCGCAACGATATTTACAGCGCCAGCAAGGGCCGGGGTTCTTACGTCAACGACCGCCGCATCCGCGTGGGCAAGCGCACCCGCCTGCAGGAATGCCTGATTTCGACCGGCTTTCCCTACCGTCCCGGCGACAAGCTCAAGCCTTACCTGAACATGCTCGGCGAAGTCATGAGCCAGTGCGCCGGCGTGCGCCGCCCGGGTGCGGCCGCCCTCGACCTGGCGCATGTCGCTGCCGGCTTCACCGACGGCTTTTTTGAAACCGGCCTGCAGCCCTGGGACGTGGCGGCGGGCTCGCTCTTGATCACCGAAGCCGGCGGGCTGATCGGCAACTTCACCGGCGAGGCCGACTTCATCGAGCACGGCGAATGCGTTGCCGGCAACCCGCGCATCTACGGCCAGCTGGTGGGCACGCTGGGCAAGTACAGCAAGTTCGCCGGCGCCGGCGACAAGGCCACGGTGCGCCAGGCCCTGCAGGATTCAAGGACTGAAGCCAGCGCGGACGAAAGCACCGACGGCAGCGAAAAAACCAGCCCCGCCGTGAGTGAAAAACCCACGCTCAAGGCCAAAAGAATCAGGCCCCCGGTGGCCGATACCATCACGCCTGACGCGCCCCTCTAA
- a CDS encoding phosphopantetheine-binding protein: MSEPTLQASSTPADAALLLEVAELVVSALNLEVAAADVQADEPLYGDGLGLDSIDILEIALVVSKRYGLQLRADQEDNHAIFHSLRSLGNHIAAHRTQ, encoded by the coding sequence ATGTCCGAACCCACCCTCCAGGCTTCGTCCACACCGGCTGATGCGGCCCTGCTGCTTGAAGTCGCCGAACTGGTCGTGAGCGCCTTGAATCTGGAAGTTGCCGCAGCCGACGTGCAGGCTGACGAGCCCCTGTATGGCGACGGACTGGGCCTGGATTCCATCGACATTCTTGAAATCGCGCTGGTGGTGTCCAAACGCTACGGCCTGCAGTTGCGCGCGGACCAGGAAGACAACCACGCGATTTTTCATTCGCTGCGCAGCCTGGGCAACCATATAGCGGCCCACCGGACCCAGTGA